A window of the Gossypium hirsutum isolate 1008001.06 chromosome A05, Gossypium_hirsutum_v2.1, whole genome shotgun sequence genome harbors these coding sequences:
- the LOC107960676 gene encoding 40S ribosomal protein S5: protein MMHGRNNGKKLMAVRIVKHAMEIIYLLTDQNPIQVIVDAIINSGPREYATRIGSAGVVRRQAVDISPLRRVNQAIYLLTTGNRESAFRNIKTIAECLADELINAAKGSSNSYAIKKKDKIERVAKANR, encoded by the exons ATGATGCATGGCCGAAACAATGGAAAGAAACTTATGGCAGTCAGGATTGTGAAGCATGCTATGGAAATTATTTATCTCCTGACTGATCAGAACCCAATTCAAGTCATTGTTGATGCCATTATCAACAG TGGACCTCGTGAATATGCTACTCGTATTGGTTCTGCTGGTGTTGTGAGGCGTCAGGCTGTTGATATTTCTCCTCTTCGTCGAGTGAATCAAGCCATCTATCTCCTCACCACTGGTAATCGTGAGTCTGCATTCAGAAACATTAAAACTATCGCTGAATGTTTAGCTGATGAGCTTATTAACGCAGCAAAGGGATCATCTAACAG CTATGCCATCAAGAAGAAGGACAAAATCGAGAGAGTTGCCAAGGCCAATCGTTGA